DNA from Flavobacteriales bacterium:
GCGTGTCATCCGTGAGGCACGACACGCCGAAGGCAATGGCCCAGCAGGCGAAGAGCGGGCTGCGCCAGGCGCCGAGCCGCCATGCCGGCCACCACCACTGGAGGAGTGCTGCCGCAAGACCGAATGCTCCGAAGGAGATCCAGAGCGTGAGGTACTGGTTGTGCGCCCGCAGCCGCCATTGCTCACCGAGCGGGGAATCCACGGAGGCATAGTGCGCGTCGAAGGCACGCTGCGTATCGCCGGTGCCGACGCCCATGAACCAATGCTCCCGCGCGATGCTCCATCCCGCACGCAGGAACTCGAGTCGCATGGCCACCGAATGCCCGCCTGCCAGGCCCGTGCTCCGATACACCTCCAGCTCGAAGAGCACCTCCTCGATCCGCGCCCGCAGACCGCTGCCGGTCTCCCCATCCGCATTGGGCACCCCGCTCTCGATGTCCCGGATTTCTCCTTCGGTGAGGGACATGAGCGCTGCGCTGTCCTTGCGCAAGCCTTTCGAGGCCATGTAGCGCACCAAGGTCGACCACAGCGGGTGCCCGCGGTCATCGAGGTCGTCAAGCATTCGATCGCTCCGCCGCGGCCAGGTGCGCCGTAGCTCCTCCCAGGCCAGGTAGGTCCACACGTGCGAGCCGTTCTCGGTCTGGGTGTTGGTGGTGTCGTGGTAGTAGAGCTCCCCACCGGCGGTGCGCTCCATGCGCCGGGCGAGACCGGACGGAACCGGGTGGTGATGCGTCTGTACCGCCCAAACCGTCACGAATCCTGCGCCAATGGGAATGAGGATGAGTGCGGCCCGCATCCGCCTGCGATGACCGGCGGCGAGGGAGGCACTCCTCCTCCAAAGGGCCGCCCAGGCCATGAGCGCCAGGATGGCGGCACCCTGGATGCTGCCCAGCCGCAGCAGCATCAGCAGCGCAGCGATGCAGCCGGCCGCATGCGCGGCCCGCTGAAGCCACGGTCCGTCCGAATAATGGATAAGCACCGCAATCGCCAAGCACAACAGGAGAGCCAGCCGGATATGGCTGATGAACATGGAGACGGACCGGTAGTCGTGCGGTCCTGCCCCGCTGAACGCCACGCCGACAAGTCCCGATGCGATGGCGCTCCAGGCACCGAGCAGGAGGACGGTCCGCAGCTCCTTCGGCTGCAGCCGTTCCGAACCCGCCAGAACGACCCCGAACACGAGCACGGGCAACAGGATCCTGCAAAGGTCGATTCCCCAGCCGAGGTCCTCTGTCCAGAGCAGGCCGAGGACATGCAGGCCCAAGTAGGAGATGAACACCGTTGCCGGGGCGGAAAGCGCCGAGCGCCATCGCGCGCGCGCCTCGCCCAGCAGCAGCCCTGCTGAGATCCAGTTGGCCGCCAGGATCATCTGCGAGATGCTTAGGAAGGCGGTGCTCCAAGGGAGGAACACGGCGCACAGCGCGAGCGACGCGACATGGATACCGCGATGGGGCACGCGCACCGAGGCGGGCATCTCCCTACTTCCGCTGGCCCGCTAGGATGGGCGCAACCTCGCCTTTCGCGAAGAGCTCAACGGCGCGTTTCACGTACGGGTCGGTTGAA
Protein-coding regions in this window:
- a CDS encoding O-antigen ligase family protein — translated: MPHRGIHVASLALCAVFLPWSTAFLSISQMILAANWISAGLLLGEARARWRSALSAPATVFISYLGLHVLGLLWTEDLGWGIDLCRILLPVLVFGVVLAGSERLQPKELRTVLLLGAWSAIASGLVGVAFSGAGPHDYRSVSMFISHIRLALLLCLAIAVLIHYSDGPWLQRAAHAAGCIAALLMLLRLGSIQGAAILALMAWAALWRRSASLAAGHRRRMRAALILIPIGAGFVTVWAVQTHHHPVPSGLARRMERTAGGELYYHDTTNTQTENGSHVWTYLAWEELRRTWPRRSDRMLDDLDDRGHPLWSTLVRYMASKGLRKDSAALMSLTEGEIRDIESGVPNADGETGSGLRARIEEVLFELEVYRSTGLAGGHSVAMRLEFLRAGWSIAREHWFMGVGTGDTQRAFDAHYASVDSPLGEQWRLRAHNQYLTLWISFGAFGLAAALLQWWWPAWRLGAWRSPLFACWAIAFGVSCLTDDTLETQAGATFFALYYALFVFGAPKLSVAAAPAPAAG